Proteins encoded within one genomic window of Rubripirellula tenax:
- a CDS encoding TolC family protein has translation MAQSVEVATSGTPFQLVESDGESGSRLAWWSDEVSSPLLDRPNWVTFDLQTLLADALAHSPRIQGVSKRTSIALEKIVQQDAAFDPNVLLETRAGRTNDPVGNSLTTGGPPRLNEESFTARAGITQAGRRGTELDLSQELGLLDSNSLFFQPNNQGNARLNLSLTQPLLGRGGQVYNERLLMQARIDSRTSWQAMRGEVEQQLADVVSAYWMLYELRCHLVQAKGLFEQARAIESILTARRHFDCGEIELAKARGRVAKRSDRVLQLMADIQKQQVRLARAVGAEELVAGGAQLEMIPRAVTDFPTLEIDLAQAVIQGFENRAEVRAAALAMESAALSIQVTRTELMPELVAVMNGYLAGLNGDSAAFRSFGDQFSTGGPGFSAGLRYELPYARRAARSRHREANHRYRQRSEELREAIQLTHAEIAIALVNLNTAIAQQETKRNVLITATQEETILTARWEMMAGDGGNVGTVLESLLDSQQRRADAESDWSSTKSQYLTTLVELQRAMGTLLRYEQIDVVQQTCDNVIEFVHNSNAPFADAPPQPSLDTEPPVINASLGMSIGDMIDEQESQR, from the coding sequence TTGGCACAATCGGTCGAAGTCGCAACATCCGGTACGCCCTTTCAACTCGTCGAGTCCGACGGCGAATCGGGTAGCCGGTTGGCATGGTGGTCCGATGAAGTCAGCTCGCCGCTGCTGGATCGCCCGAATTGGGTGACATTTGATCTTCAAACGCTCTTGGCCGATGCACTCGCACACAGCCCGCGTATCCAAGGTGTATCCAAACGCACCAGCATCGCACTCGAAAAGATTGTCCAGCAAGATGCTGCCTTCGATCCGAACGTTCTGCTGGAAACCCGTGCCGGTCGTACCAATGATCCGGTCGGCAACTCGCTGACCACGGGCGGACCACCTCGTTTGAACGAAGAATCATTCACCGCCCGAGCCGGAATCACTCAAGCCGGACGACGGGGTACCGAACTGGATCTGTCTCAAGAATTGGGCCTCCTGGACAGCAACAGCCTGTTCTTTCAGCCCAACAATCAGGGCAATGCCCGGCTGAACCTATCACTGACGCAACCGCTGCTCGGTCGCGGCGGACAAGTTTATAACGAACGACTGCTGATGCAGGCCCGCATCGACAGCCGGACAAGCTGGCAAGCGATGCGCGGCGAAGTGGAACAGCAACTTGCCGACGTCGTGTCCGCTTATTGGATGCTCTACGAACTGCGTTGCCACCTGGTCCAAGCCAAAGGGCTATTTGAACAAGCTCGCGCGATTGAATCGATTCTAACGGCGCGCCGGCACTTCGACTGCGGCGAGATCGAACTGGCCAAGGCTCGCGGCCGCGTTGCCAAACGTAGCGACCGCGTTCTGCAATTGATGGCGGACATCCAAAAGCAGCAAGTCAGGTTGGCGCGGGCGGTCGGTGCCGAAGAACTTGTCGCCGGCGGTGCTCAGCTTGAAATGATTCCTCGGGCCGTCACTGATTTCCCGACGCTTGAGATCGATCTTGCACAAGCCGTAATCCAAGGGTTCGAGAACCGCGCCGAAGTCCGCGCCGCGGCGTTGGCGATGGAGTCGGCTGCATTGTCGATCCAGGTGACGCGGACGGAATTGATGCCCGAATTGGTCGCCGTCATGAACGGATATCTTGCCGGATTGAACGGAGACAGTGCGGCGTTCCGTTCGTTTGGCGATCAGTTCTCGACCGGCGGCCCCGGCTTTTCGGCCGGCCTTCGGTACGAACTGCCCTATGCACGCCGCGCGGCCCGAAGTCGACACCGTGAAGCCAATCACCGCTATCGCCAACGAAGCGAAGAATTGCGTGAAGCGATCCAGTTGACGCACGCGGAAATCGCAATCGCGCTGGTCAACTTGAACACCGCCATTGCACAGCAAGAAACCAAACGCAACGTGCTCATCACTGCGACACAGGAAGAAACCATTCTGACCGCCCGCTGGGAAATGATGGCCGGTGACGGTGGCAACGTCGGAACGGTCCTGGAATCACTTCTCGATTCGCAACAACGACGGGCCGACGCCGAAAGTGATTGGAGCTCAACAAAGAGCCAGTACCTAACAACTCTCGTGGAACTTCAACGCGCCATGGGAACCCTGCTTCGCTATGAACAGATCGATGTTGTCCAACAGACCTGCGACAACGTGATCGAATTCGTTCACAACAGCAACGCCCCTTTTGCTGATGCCCCACCCCAACCTTCGCTCGATACTGAACCACCCGTGATCAACGCATCACTGGGCATGTCGATTGGCGACATGATCGACGAGCAGGAGAGTCAGCGCTAA
- a CDS encoding efflux RND transporter periplasmic adaptor subunit: MICPNHIRILLTASVVALASFAPSVAFAQMQSVLDRTPSRVVYEGLTEPRHTIMVAASEIGRLDSVSVKVGDQVVAGQVVATLDETLQQSAVRIATMQSLMTGERDAAMAEAELHQSRVENLRELAKNGMARPDELARAEMELRVSLARYATAEEQFQLRQLELQRYQIQLDRRKVRASMSGVISKILRKPGEYVSPSDPSVVQLLVVDKLIAVFNVPVEETPSVRVGSGARIFLRSSSTTIDATITSIAPDIEGESGTLQIRVELDNADGRLMAGDRCTLQFFMGGTSTAMRRPDSTLRMTNHANPQGAQR; this comes from the coding sequence ATGATTTGCCCCAATCATATCCGAATACTGCTAACCGCTTCGGTCGTCGCCCTCGCGTCGTTTGCCCCGAGCGTCGCATTCGCCCAAATGCAGAGTGTCCTCGATCGCACACCATCGCGAGTGGTGTACGAAGGCTTGACCGAGCCGCGCCATACCATCATGGTCGCCGCCAGTGAAATCGGTCGACTCGATTCGGTTAGCGTAAAAGTCGGTGACCAAGTCGTTGCCGGCCAGGTCGTTGCGACCTTGGACGAAACACTGCAGCAGTCGGCCGTACGCATCGCCACGATGCAGTCGCTGATGACGGGTGAACGTGACGCCGCGATGGCGGAAGCCGAACTGCACCAATCTCGGGTCGAGAACCTGCGTGAGTTGGCGAAAAACGGCATGGCTCGTCCGGACGAACTGGCTCGCGCGGAAATGGAATTGCGTGTTTCTTTGGCACGGTACGCGACTGCCGAAGAACAGTTCCAACTGCGTCAGCTTGAATTGCAACGCTACCAAATTCAGCTCGATCGACGCAAAGTCCGCGCTTCGATGAGCGGCGTGATTTCCAAAATCTTACGCAAGCCGGGTGAATACGTTTCGCCCAGTGATCCGTCCGTCGTTCAGTTGCTAGTCGTGGATAAGTTGATTGCGGTGTTCAACGTACCGGTGGAAGAAACGCCATCGGTTCGCGTGGGCTCGGGTGCGAGAATCTTTTTGCGCAGTTCGTCGACGACGATTGATGCCACCATTACATCGATCGCACCCGATATCGAAGGCGAAAGCGGCACGCTGCAAATTCGCGTTGAATTGGACAACGCAGATGGCCGCTTGATGGCGGGCGACCGTTGTACGTTGCAGTTTTTCATGGGCGGTACATCCACCGCCATGCGTCGCCCCGATAGCACCTTGCGGATGACCAACCACGCGAACCCTCAAGGTGCCCAAAGATGA
- a CDS encoding efflux RND transporter periplasmic adaptor subunit, which translates to MTLTGANTTAPTSATRVSLAGPTADAMSAALDDAVAKLAAVAECPVSSPPSQLDESTLLSMRLLEAMAIAPSRSESLRCLVATLASLCPDATVRGGLGNARLTRFVDSRLGWLGPESTLQQKAAAMWDGSPHRRATDKSNEDQDQAAEQTGLQRASVVRRDHTIEIRLPAAEGNGRCVVWIDGTLGRIEWLPATVNAINAVLWGRPSRSLPTMAINVAKRSTALLSICAVLLALATLWPVPYRVACTARVETAGGRFVATPFEATLLAAHARPGDAVSAGQVLLELDGRPLRLEREALSAEIGQVSKEYDVALATRRIAEAQQAELRKKQLNRQLELITDRLGRLEVISPIDGIIVSGDLDKHIGSPLEQGQTLIEVAPLDQMRLEIDVPEHEIAFVKVGNPARVKINATGGPSIRMPLQTLHPQSELRDEVNVFVGSIDLENTDGNLRPGMQGDAIVYGPLRPWIWSWVRGGFERILWWAGY; encoded by the coding sequence ATGACCTTGACCGGGGCAAACACAACAGCACCAACTTCGGCGACACGAGTCTCCCTGGCGGGACCCACCGCCGATGCGATGTCGGCTGCGCTGGACGATGCGGTTGCCAAGTTGGCGGCGGTCGCCGAATGCCCCGTGTCGTCGCCTCCTTCGCAGTTGGACGAGTCCACCCTGTTGTCGATGCGATTGCTCGAAGCGATGGCGATCGCGCCCAGCCGATCCGAGTCGCTGCGGTGTCTGGTCGCCACGTTGGCGTCTTTGTGTCCTGATGCCACTGTCCGTGGCGGGCTAGGTAATGCCCGATTGACTCGTTTTGTTGATTCGCGATTGGGCTGGCTCGGCCCCGAAAGCACCTTGCAGCAAAAAGCTGCGGCGATGTGGGACGGTTCACCGCATCGACGAGCAACCGACAAAAGCAACGAAGACCAAGACCAAGCCGCCGAACAAACCGGGCTGCAACGCGCTTCGGTCGTGCGGCGCGATCATACGATCGAAATTCGTTTGCCGGCTGCCGAAGGCAATGGACGGTGCGTGGTGTGGATCGACGGCACCCTTGGCAGAATCGAATGGCTGCCCGCCACCGTGAATGCGATCAACGCCGTGTTGTGGGGGCGACCTTCGCGATCGCTGCCAACGATGGCGATCAACGTTGCGAAACGTTCCACCGCATTGTTGAGCATCTGCGCCGTGCTGTTGGCGCTGGCGACGCTGTGGCCGGTTCCTTATCGCGTCGCATGCACGGCGCGAGTCGAGACGGCCGGCGGACGTTTTGTTGCGACGCCGTTCGAAGCAACGCTATTAGCGGCGCACGCACGGCCGGGCGACGCGGTGAGCGCCGGGCAAGTTTTGTTGGAATTGGACGGCCGACCGCTGCGATTGGAACGCGAAGCCTTATCTGCTGAGATCGGTCAAGTGTCCAAAGAATATGACGTCGCGCTGGCCACACGCCGAATCGCGGAAGCCCAACAAGCCGAACTTCGGAAAAAGCAACTCAACCGGCAACTCGAATTGATCACCGATCGATTGGGGCGTTTGGAAGTGATCAGCCCCATCGATGGAATCATTGTTAGCGGCGATTTGGACAAGCATATCGGTTCGCCGCTGGAGCAGGGGCAAACTTTGATCGAAGTCGCGCCGTTGGATCAAATGCGGCTGGAAATTGATGTCCCCGAACATGAAATTGCTTTCGTGAAAGTCGGCAATCCGGCGCGCGTCAAGATCAACGCGACCGGCGGCCCATCCATTCGAATGCCGCTACAAACGCTGCATCCTCAATCGGAACTGAGGGATGAAGTGAATGTCTTCGTCGGCTCGATCGACCTCGAAAACACCGACGGCAACCTGCGTCCGGGAATGCAAGGGGATGCCATCGTCTATGGTCCGCTGCGGCCATGGATTTGGTCGTGGGTCCGAGGCGGTTTCGAACGCATTTTGTGGTGGGCGGGATACTGA
- a CDS encoding site-2 protease family protein — METTPPPEAAMMIQFDPDIEFSHRDVGSRTQVIAHHAATGKFFQLGTEEYRIASLLDGRRTISDVMEQLAIDGVDWDPNDVAELIKRFVTTGVARNISPGAGPQPPQPIPKPTASQIFQRWLPQSLSMVISQRIPLLQGEGIASWLERRVGAVFSVNGMCVWCVLVASGLLVVSKHHREFGIELRRMFDPGMWMILFAMWAIAKTLHELGHAVAAKYHGVRVGKIGIMFFLFAPLAYVDVTDAWKLRSRWSRVQIALGGVYVELAFAAVAAWTWWFLPPGIAKHLAAQFFLVAGPATILVNANPLLRLDGYYVIADLTEIPNLRMHGRSQCGAWIEKWLVNIPSPRPLLSGWRRSFATVHAVSSVVFQLVWMSGLVIGVSIWAKGLGVALAIVAVLLWAALPLAKWIWKVWNYQSSEKRLFTSQRYRLVMLGFLVFTAFPSISYFHSPFQRRVPVVVQFRDEQIARAAVGAFVKRVYVSPGQRVDRGMILIKLENPDLRVQRDQKADDLKLAELRAIQFRRQESLSRAASEIENADSLRRQLIELDEQIDALTTYALRDGFVIGRGIERLPGRFVEQGEELLRVADPQEKELLASIGPSDVEAYRQAIEVRHATEVRLRGGLSFSTTPAHLRPRASVSLPHPALAATVGGPLAVEPSPNEGEPWRVASPQMQSITHLDPITSLDIQAGQIGTMTIQDNHTIASRIFEALSH, encoded by the coding sequence ATGGAAACGACGCCACCGCCTGAAGCCGCGATGATGATCCAATTCGATCCCGACATCGAATTTTCGCATCGCGACGTTGGCTCGCGAACACAGGTGATCGCACACCATGCCGCGACCGGAAAGTTCTTTCAACTGGGCACCGAAGAGTATCGCATCGCCAGCCTGCTGGACGGCCGGCGCACGATCAGCGACGTGATGGAACAATTGGCGATCGACGGCGTCGATTGGGATCCGAACGACGTTGCCGAACTGATCAAACGATTCGTCACAACGGGTGTGGCGAGAAACATTTCGCCGGGCGCCGGTCCCCAGCCTCCACAGCCGATTCCGAAGCCAACGGCATCACAAATTTTCCAGCGTTGGCTTCCGCAATCCTTGTCGATGGTGATCAGCCAACGGATCCCGTTGCTGCAGGGCGAAGGGATCGCGAGTTGGCTTGAGCGACGTGTCGGCGCCGTGTTTTCGGTCAACGGCATGTGCGTTTGGTGCGTTCTGGTGGCCAGCGGATTGCTGGTTGTGTCAAAGCATCACCGAGAGTTCGGCATCGAATTGCGTCGGATGTTTGACCCCGGCATGTGGATGATCCTGTTTGCGATGTGGGCGATCGCCAAGACCCTCCACGAACTCGGTCACGCCGTGGCGGCAAAATATCACGGTGTCCGCGTCGGCAAAATCGGGATCATGTTTTTTTTGTTCGCACCGCTCGCCTATGTGGACGTGACCGACGCGTGGAAGTTGCGAAGTCGGTGGAGCCGCGTCCAGATTGCGCTCGGCGGCGTGTACGTCGAACTTGCGTTTGCCGCCGTGGCCGCGTGGACGTGGTGGTTCTTGCCGCCGGGAATCGCCAAACACTTGGCCGCACAGTTCTTTCTGGTTGCCGGTCCGGCAACGATCTTGGTGAATGCCAATCCGTTGTTGCGATTGGACGGCTACTACGTGATCGCCGACTTGACGGAAATCCCGAACCTTCGCATGCACGGCCGCAGCCAGTGTGGAGCGTGGATCGAGAAATGGCTGGTCAACATTCCCTCGCCGCGGCCACTGTTGAGCGGATGGCGACGATCATTCGCAACCGTGCATGCGGTGTCCAGCGTGGTGTTCCAATTGGTATGGATGAGCGGTTTGGTGATCGGCGTTTCGATTTGGGCGAAAGGCCTTGGCGTGGCGCTGGCGATTGTTGCAGTCTTGCTGTGGGCGGCCCTGCCACTGGCGAAGTGGATATGGAAGGTATGGAATTACCAATCAAGTGAAAAACGGCTGTTCACCAGCCAACGGTATCGATTGGTCATGCTCGGATTTCTTGTGTTCACAGCGTTCCCATCGATCAGCTATTTTCACTCGCCGTTCCAACGCCGCGTCCCAGTGGTCGTGCAGTTCCGCGACGAACAAATCGCGCGTGCCGCGGTCGGCGCGTTTGTCAAACGGGTCTATGTATCGCCTGGTCAACGTGTCGATCGAGGGATGATCTTGATCAAGCTCGAAAATCCCGACCTTCGGGTTCAACGTGACCAGAAGGCGGATGACTTGAAGCTCGCCGAATTGCGTGCGATCCAATTTCGTCGCCAAGAATCCTTGTCGCGCGCGGCGAGCGAAATCGAAAATGCCGACAGCCTGCGTCGCCAATTGATCGAACTTGATGAACAGATCGATGCCCTGACAACCTACGCGCTGCGCGACGGCTTTGTGATCGGCCGCGGCATCGAACGGCTGCCGGGTCGTTTCGTCGAACAAGGCGAAGAGTTGCTTCGCGTTGCCGATCCGCAGGAAAAGGAACTGTTGGCATCGATCGGCCCGAGCGATGTCGAAGCGTACCGACAAGCCATCGAGGTCAGGCATGCAACAGAAGTCCGACTTCGCGGCGGACTGTCGTTTTCGACCACCCCCGCCCATCTGCGTCCGCGGGCGAGCGTTTCACTTCCTCATCCCGCACTGGCGGCGACGGTGGGTGGTCCGTTGGCTGTCGAACCTTCACCGAATGAAGGTGAGCCTTGGCGTGTTGCGTCGCCACAAATGCAAAGCATCACCCATCTGGACCCGATCACAAGTCTTGACATCCAAGCTGGCCAGATCGGCACCATGACGATTCAAGACAACCACACAATCGCGTCGCGAATCTTTGAAGCACTATCGCATTGA
- a CDS encoding S1 family peptidase, protein MSAKQPISPFTPAAAFLSRYLIVAVVAMVAVTARGDAETYARVVQSTAWIVTSDADNETATGTGVLVDAEKRIVLTNAHVVGDSRTVVVFFADINDGIPNVKRKHYLDNVLKLAQPGKVVAVDRRLDLALIQLPKLPGDVKAIELAEKSIKPGSTIELVGNPGNSDVMWVSTSGSVRAVYDKKFKSNHGEHNFRAVETQSPIQPGDSGGPIVDGEGKLVALAQSFSPDNPLISFCVDITEIRSLLSSSWKQAPIASKKLLEDADIEHTVSSAGHYQVDHKLANETTQAVFVAKDTEYFERADVRKIWSLVQVSKEEPTAELMNRLLRQSSATKIGAWAIEKNNAGEHLVIYVAKLDATAPDEAVKGTIEYVARIAAAMAKELKPKADEKSAAETLASWLAQ, encoded by the coding sequence ATGTCTGCCAAGCAACCGATATCCCCTTTCACACCCGCCGCCGCGTTTCTGAGTCGCTATTTGATTGTCGCAGTTGTCGCGATGGTTGCCGTAACGGCTCGCGGCGACGCCGAGACTTATGCTCGCGTCGTTCAGTCGACCGCCTGGATCGTGACCAGCGATGCCGACAACGAAACAGCCACCGGCACGGGCGTCCTTGTCGACGCCGAAAAGCGAATCGTGCTGACCAATGCACACGTTGTCGGCGACAGCCGCACGGTGGTGGTTTTCTTCGCTGACATCAACGACGGCATTCCGAACGTCAAGCGGAAACATTACCTGGACAACGTTTTGAAGCTGGCCCAACCCGGCAAAGTGGTCGCCGTCGATCGGCGGCTGGACTTGGCGCTGATTCAGTTGCCGAAACTTCCTGGCGACGTCAAAGCGATCGAGTTGGCAGAAAAGAGCATCAAGCCGGGATCCACCATCGAATTGGTCGGAAACCCCGGAAATAGCGATGTGATGTGGGTTTCAACGTCCGGATCGGTGCGAGCCGTCTACGACAAGAAATTCAAATCCAACCACGGCGAACACAACTTCCGAGCCGTCGAAACGCAAAGCCCGATCCAGCCCGGCGATAGCGGTGGCCCGATCGTCGACGGCGAAGGAAAGTTGGTTGCTCTGGCCCAATCCTTCTCGCCCGACAATCCGCTGATCAGCTTCTGTGTCGACATCACCGAGATCCGGTCGCTGTTGTCGAGCAGCTGGAAACAGGCTCCGATTGCCAGCAAAAAGCTGCTCGAGGACGCCGACATCGAACACACCGTCAGCTCGGCCGGTCACTACCAAGTCGACCACAAGCTGGCCAACGAAACGACGCAAGCGGTATTCGTCGCCAAGGACACCGAGTACTTCGAACGGGCCGATGTCCGAAAGATTTGGTCGCTGGTCCAGGTCAGCAAGGAAGAGCCAACGGCCGAGTTGATGAACCGACTGCTTCGCCAAAGTTCCGCGACCAAAATCGGTGCCTGGGCGATCGAGAAGAACAACGCAGGTGAACATTTGGTGATCTATGTCGCCAAGTTGGACGCGACGGCACCTGACGAAGCGGTCAAAGGCACCATCGAATACGTCGCTCGCATTGCGGCCGCGATGGCAAAAGAATTGAAGCCGAAAGCTGACGAAAAATCCGCCGCCGAAACGCTGGCTTCATGGTTGGCTCAATAG